Proteins encoded together in one Vigna angularis cultivar LongXiaoDou No.4 chromosome 5, ASM1680809v1, whole genome shotgun sequence window:
- the LOC108340797 gene encoding protein translation factor SUI1 homolog: protein MSELDAQIPTAFDPFAEANADDSGAGSKEYVHIRVQQRNGRKSLTTVQGLKKEFSYNKILKDVKKEFCCNGTVVQDPELGQVIQLQGDQRKNVSTFLVQAGIVKKEHIKIHGF from the exons ATGTCTGAATTAGACGCTCAAATTCCCACTGCCTTCG ATCCTTTTGCTGAGGCAAATGCTGATGACTCGGGTGCTGGGTCAAAGGAGTATGTGCATATTCGCGTACAGCAGCGAAATGGTAGAAAAAGCCTGACAACTGTTCAGGGATTGAAAAAAGAATTCAGCTATAACAAGATACTTAAAGACGTTAAGAAAGAGTTCTGTTGCAATGGCACCGTTGTTCAGGACCCAGAACTAGGACAG GTTATTCAACTTCAAGGTGATCAGCGGAAGAATGTTTCGACCTTTCTAGTCCAG GCTGGTATTGTGAAGAAGGAGCATATCAAGATTCATGGTTTCTGA
- the LOC108338901 gene encoding protein translation factor SUI1 homolog produces the protein MSELDDQIPTAFDPFAEANADDSGAGSKEYVHIRVQQRNGRKSLTTVQGLKKEFSYNKILKDVKKEFCCNGTVVQDPELGQVIQLQGDQRKNVSAFLVQAGIVKKEHIKIHGF, from the exons ATGTCTGAATTAGACGATCAAATTCCTACTGCCTTCG ATCCTTTTGCTGAGGCAAATGCTGATGACTCGGGTGCTGGGTCAAAGGAGTATGTGCATATTCGCGTACAACAGCGAAATGGTAGGAAAAGCCTGACAACTGTTCAGGGATTGAAAAAGGAATTCAGCTATAACAAGATACTTAAAGACGTTAAGAAAGAGTTCTGTTGCAATGGCACAGTTGTTCAGGACCCAGAACTAGGACAG GTTATTCAACTTCAAGGTGATCAGCGGAAGAATGTTTCTGCCTTCCTAGTCCAG GCTGGTATAGTGAAGAAGGAGCATATCAAGATTCATGGTTTCTGA
- the LOC108339275 gene encoding cytochrome P450 77A3, protein MASPVGAAYLDSLFGLEVPGRGQMGEEELVTLVSEVISAGTDTSATAVEWALFHLVVDQEIQERLYKEIVDCVGKDEVITESHVERMPYLSAVVKETFRRHPSSHFVLSHAATEDTKLGGYTVPKNASVEFYTAWLTEDSNMWEDPNEFRPERFLSGDGVDVDVTGTKGVRMMPFGIGRRICPAWSLGMVHINLLLAKMVQAFH, encoded by the coding sequence ATGGCGAGTCCCGTTGGGGCTGCTTACTTGGACTCGTTGTTCGGGTTGGAGGTGCCTGGACGTGGACAGATGGGGGAGGAAGAGCTCGTGACGCTCGTGTCGGAGGTTATCAGCGCCGGGACGGACACGAGCGCCACCGCGGTGGAGTGGGCGCTGTTTCATTTGGTGGTGGATCAAGAGATTCAGGAGAGGTTGTACAAAGAGATTGTGGACTGTGTGGGGAAGGACGAGGTGATTACGGAGAGTCACGTTGAGAGGATGCCTTACCTGAGCGCCGTGGTGAAGGAGACCTTCCGGCGTCACCCGTCGAGCCACTTCGTGCTGTCCCACGCTGCGACGGAGGATACTAAGCTGGGAGGGTATACGGTCCCGAAGAACGCGAGTGTGGAGTTTTACACGGCCTGGTTGACTGAGGATTCGAATATGTGGGAGGATCCGAATGAGTTCCGACCCGAAAGGTTTTTGAGCGGGGATGGGGTTGACGTGGACGTGACCGGAACGAAAGGTGTGAGGATGATGCCCTTCGGTATAGGGAGGAGGATTTGTCCAGCGTGGAGTTTAGGCATGGTGCATATAAACTTGTTATTGGCTAAGATGGTGCAGGCTTTCCACTAG